The following coding sequences are from one Neodiprion lecontei isolate iyNeoLeco1 chromosome 7, iyNeoLeco1.1, whole genome shotgun sequence window:
- the LOC107221305 gene encoding uncharacterized protein LOC107221305, with amino-acid sequence MGFVSANLLLQLLGIIITIVGAIYLYLKHVAYHYWNAKGIPQAEPVIPFGNLWPVLTAKKSIGQLMGELYLDFRKNRIFGVYSFYKPTLVVCDPEIIKFMMTKEFTAFQDRGMFHNEKIDPMSGHLFLLGGPKWKRLRAKFTPTFTTGKIKQMFPTVKEIAENLDKRMRKEANQSSVVEVKDLVARFSTDVIASVAFGIDCNSLENPDAEFRAWGRKFLEPQPVKNVMMALCPSVMMMLHFKTVDDGTSKFIINTFNDTVKYRTENNVVRKDFLDLVIQLMTKGYVKSDDGKDTERDPVAASEKITMLEGAAQAFVFWLGGFETSSSTATHCLYEMAMNPDIQEKLSREINIVLEKVGGLTYDAIAEMPYLDKVVSETLRKYPSFPILNRECNREVELPETGFVVPTGTPIVFPVMGIHWNPDIYPDPEKFDPERFSEENIAKRHRYAYLPFGEGPRNCIGMRFGLFQTKISLITLLSKYRFKPAPETKVPLPVDTGNFLLMSVGGVPLRVEERNVYNTMGLISANLFLQFLGVIISIAGAIYLYLKHVAYHYWTSKGIAQSEPVVPFGTIWPVLTAKLSVGQLMRDLYLKFRKNRIFGVYSFHIPNLVVCDPEIIRFIMTKEFTAFQDRGMYHNEQLDPMTGNLFLLGGPKWRHLRVKFTPTFTTGKIKYMFTTVKDIADNLSKRIATETSQSDLVEVKDLMARFSTDVIASVAFGIECNSLENPKAEFRSWGRKLLEPNPLKNTMMALCPSIMQLFKIKFLDEGASNFIINAFKDTVEYRTANNVVRKDFMELVIQLLTKGYVNPDDEKDAQPDAMPSTDKITMLEGAAQAFVFWVGGFETSSSTATHCLYEMAMNPDIQDKLAEEMNMVLEKFGGLSYDAIMEMTYLHKVVSETLRKYPSLPVLNRECNREIELPGTGFVVPVGTPILFPILGIHWNPEYYPEPEKFDPERFSEENIAKRHRYAYLPFGEGPRNCIGMRFGLLQTKIGLITLLSKYRLKPGPDTKSPLVMDTGNFLQMPLGGMKLRVEERC; translated from the exons ATGGGGTTTGTTTCGGCAAACCTGCTTCTCCAGCTCCTgggaataataattacgattGTTGGTGCGATATATCTATATTTGAAACATGTCGCTTACCATTACTGGAACGCGAAGGGCATCCCGCAGGCTGAACCTGTCATTCCATTTGGGAATCTGTGGCCCGTCCTAACAGCGAAGAAATCCATTG GTCAACTGATGGGCGAACTGTATTTGGACTTCAGGAAGAACCGCATCTTTGGAGTCTATTCATTCTACAAGCCCACACTGGTGGTCTGCGACCCCGAGATAATAAAGTTCATGATGACGAAAGAGTTCACGGCTTTCCAAGACCGCGGCATGTTCCACAACGAAAAAATCGATCCAATGTCGGGTCACCTGTTCCTTCTCGGTGGTCCAAAGTGGAAACGCCTGAGAGCAAAGTTCACGCCGACCTTCACAACGGGAAAAATAAAGCAGATGTTCCCGACGGTGAAGGAAATCGCGGAAAACCTCGACAAACGCATGCGTAAAGAGGCCAACCAGAGCAGCGTCGTCGAAGTCAAGGATCTCGTTGCCAG GTTTTCCACGGATGTAATAGCTTCGGTAGCTTTCGGGATCGATTGCAACAGCCTGGAAAACCCGGATGCAGAATTTCGCGCCTGGGGTCGGAAGTTCCTCGAGCCTCAACCAGTGAAGAATGTGATGATGGCGTTATGCCCGTCGGTAATGATGATGTTGCACTTCAAGACCGTTGATGATGGTACTTCCAAGTTTATAATAAACACCTTCAATGATACCGTCAAGTACAGAACGGAAAACAATGTGGTTCGGAAGGACTTTTTGGACCTCGTTATCCAGCTGATGACCAAGGGCTACGTCAAATCTGATGACGGCAAAGACACGGAACGGGATCCAG TGGCTGCGAGTGAGAAGATCACTATGCTGGAAGGAGCGGCTCAGGCCTTCGTATTCTGGCTTGGCGGTTTCGAGACTTCTTCTTCGACCGCGACTCACTGTCTCTACGAGATGGCGATGAACCCGGACATTCAGGAGAAACTTTCTAGAGAAATTAACATCGTTCTAGAAAAGGTTGGAGGTTTGACTTACGACGCAATCGCGGAAATGCCCTATCTTGACAAAGTGGTTTCAG AAACCCTCAGGAAATATCCTTCCTTCCCAATCTTGAACAGAGAGTGCAACAGGGAAGTCGAGTTGCCAGAAACCGGATTCGTTGTCCCAACCGGAACCCCGATAGTATTTCCCGTGATGGGGATCCATTGGAACCCTGACATTTACCCTGACCCGGAGAAATTCGACCCGGAACGATTCAGCGAGGAGAACATCGCCAAGAGACATCGTTATGCTTATCTTCCGTTTGGCGAAGGCCCCAGGAATTGCATCG GTATGAGGTTCGGCCTTTTTCAAACGAAAATCAGTCTCATCACCCTGCTTTCCAAGTATCGTTTCAAACCAGCACCAGAGACCAAAGTACCCCTACCTGTGGATACAGGAAATTTCCTACTCATGTCAGTTGGTGGAGTGCCACTGCGAGTCGAAGAACGTAAT GTTTATAATACGATGGGACTCATTTCGGCAAACTTGTTCCTTCAGTTTCTGGGAGTAATAATTTCTATTGCCGGTGCGATATATCTTTACTTGAAACATGTCGCTTACCATTACTGGACTTCAAAAGGAATCGCGCAGTCTGAACCTGTCGTTCCGTTTGGGACTATCTGGCCAGTACTTACAGCAAAACTGTCCGTGG GTCAACTGATGCGCGACCTGTATTTGAAATTCAGGAAGAACCGCATCTTCGGTGTCTACTCGTTCCACATACCCAACCTCGTGGTCTGCGATCCTGAGATAATTCGATTCATAATGACGAAGGAATTCACGGCCTTCCAGGACCGCGGCATGTATCACAACGAACAGCTTGACCCAATGACAGGTAACCTGTTCCTGCTTGGTGGTCCGAAATGGCGGCATCTCAGGGTTAAGTTCACGCCAACCTTCACGACTGGAAAAATAAAGTACATGTTCACGACGGTGAAGGATATTGCGGACAACCTCAGCAAGCGGATAGCCACGGAGACCAGCCAGAGCGACCTCGTTGAGGTCAAGGATCTCATGGCCAG ATTCTCTACTGATGTAATCGCCTCAGTCGCTTTCGGTATCGAATGCAATAGCCTGGAGAACCCGAAAGCAGAGTTTCGCTCCTGGGGTCGTAAATTACTCGAGCCTAATCCACTAAAAAATACAATGATGGCACTGTGTCCATCGATCATGCAGTTATTCAAGATCAAGTTTCTCGACGAAGGCGCTTCCAATTTCATAATAAACGCCTTCAAGGACACCGTCGAATATAGAACGGCCAATAATGTGGTTCGAAAGGACTTTATGGAACTCGTTATCCAACTGCTGACCAAGGGCTACGTCAATCCTGACGATGAAAAGGACGCGCAGCCGGACGCAA TGCCTTCAACCGACAAGATCACAATGCTGGAAGGAGCTGCACAGGCCTTCGTATTCTGGGTTGGCGGCTTTGAGACGTCTTCGTCTACCGCGACTCACTGCCTCTACGAGATGGCGATGAATCCGGACATCCAGGATAAACTCGCCGAGGAAATGAACATGGTGTTGGAAAAGTTTGGCGGTCTTTCGTACGACGCCATCATGGAAATGACCTATCTTCACAAAGTAGTTTCTG AAACTCTCAGGAAGTATCCATCCCTCCCAGTCCTAAACAGAGAGTGCAACCGGGAAATTGAGTTGCCTGGGACTGGATTCGTCGTCCCAGTTGGGACCCCGATACTCTTTCCAATATTGGGAATACACTGGAATCCCGAATATTACCCTGAGCCAGAGAAATTCGACCCGGAACGTTTCAGCGAAGAGAACATCGCCAAGAGACATCGTTATGCTTACTTACCGTTTGGCGAAGGGCCCAGGAATTGTATCG GCATGAGGTTCGGTCTTCTTCAAACAAAAATCGGCCTGATCACCCTGCTTTCGAAGTATCGTTTGAAGCCAGGACCCGATACGAAATCACCTCTGGTCATGGACACcggaaattttctacaaatgcCACTTGGCGGTATGAAGCTCAGAGTCGAGGAAAGATGTTAG
- the LOC107221307 gene encoding probable cytochrome P450 6a13, whose product MMGLVSENLLLQLVGIIITIAGAIYLYLKHVAYHYWSSKGIAQSTPTIPFGNLWPVITAKKSVGQLMRDLYLDCRENRMFGVYSFHKPTLVVCDPEIIRFTMTKEFTAFQDRGLYHNEKIDPMSGQLFMLSGPKWRPLRVKFTSTFTTGKIKQMFPLVKEVAEKLGKCTAKEVDQIGVVEVKDLMARFNTDLITAVAFGLDSNSLENPEAEFRAWGRKLLEPQIFKNMLMTLYPSIITAMNISFNDKGTSDFIINIVKDTIAHRTANHVIRKDFMDLVIQLITKGFVNSDDGKDGSQDPAASEKITLLEGAAQVFVFWVAGFETSSSAATHCLYEMAMNQDIQEKLVEEINTVLEKFGSLTYDSIMEMSYLDKVISETLRKYPSFPILNRQCNREVELPETGFVVPVGTPIIFPVLGIHHDPEIYPEPERFDPERFNQENIAKRHQYAYLPFGKGPRNCIGQLMSDLYSKFKKNRIFGIYSFHKASLVVCDPEVIRFILTKEFRAFQDRGIYRNEKFEPLLGNIFLVEGLKWRHLRAKFSPTFTTVKTKNMFSTVRKIADNLSKQIVKEINRSDLVEMKDLMASLLCHAKRFSTDVIALAALGIKSNSLENPQAEFHVCGQKLVEPKPVRNALATLCPSVMKMFNIKYLDKEISNLIITVCKNTVEYRRTNNVVRNDFMDLVIQLMTKGYVNSDDGKNTQQDPVTDNEKITLLEAAAQVFIFWFGGFETSSTAATYCLYEMAMNQVIQEKLADEINSVIQKFGSLTYDSITEMTYLDKVISETLRKYPSFMILNRECNREVELPVTGFVVPVGTPIVVPVLGIHHDPDIYPEPEKFDPERFNQENTAKRHRYAYLPFGQGPRNCIVVSVPSTGMKFGLLQTKIGIITLLSEYRFKPGLDTKVPLPADTGNFFLTPQGRVTLRVEKRENNKKNQL is encoded by the exons ATGATGGGGCTTGTTTCGGAAAATTTGCTTCTTCAGCTTGtgggaataataattacaatcgcTGGTGCGATATATCTTTACCTGAAACATGTCGCTTACCATTACTGGAGTTCGAAGGGAATCGCGCAGTCTACACCTACTATTCCATTTGGAAACCTGTGGCCGGTCATTACTGCAAAAAAGTCCGTGG GCCAACTGATGCGTGACCTGTACTTGGACTGCAGGGAGAACCGCATGTTTGGAGTCTATTCCTTCCACAAGCCAACACTGGTGGTCTGCGATCCTGAGATAATCCGGTTCACAATGACGAAGGAGTTCACAGCGTTCCAGGACCGAGGGTTGTACCACAACGAGAAAATTGATCCGATGTCTGGCCAGCTATTCATGCTCAGTGGTCCGAAGTGGAGGCCCCTCAGAGTGAAGTTTACGTCGACGTTCACCACCGGGAAAATAAAACAGATGTTTCCGCTGGTGAAAGAAGTCGCGGAGAAACTTGGGAAGTGCACGGCCAAGGAGGTGGACCAAATCGGCGTTGTCGAAGTCAAGGATCTCATGGCCAG ATTTAACACGGATCTAATAACTGCGGTAGCCTTCGGCCTTGACAGTAATAGCTTGGAGAACCCGGAAGCGGAGTTCCGCGCTTGGGGCCGGAAACTCCTTGAacctcaaatttttaaaaacatgcTGATGACACTGTATCCGTCGATCATAACGGCGATGAACATCAGTTTTAATGACAAAGGTACTTCCGATTTCATAATAAATATCGTCAAGGACACTATCGCTCATAGAACGGCCAATCACGTGATTCGAAAGGACTTCATGGACCTGGTTATCCAGTTGATAACTAAGGGCTTTGTGAACTCTGACGACGGCAAAGACGGGAGTCAAGATCCAG CTGCCAGTGAGAAGATCACTCTATTGGAAGGAGCAGCTCAGGTCTTTGTATTCTGGGTTGCCGGCTTCGAGACGTCTTCTAGCGCCGCCACTCACTGTCTCTACGAGATGGCGATGAATCAGGACATTCAGGAGAAGCTTGTCGAGGAAATTAATACCGTGTTAGAAAAATTCGGAAGCTTGACATACGACAGCATTATGGAAATGTCCTATCTTGACAAGGTTATTTCAG AAACGCTCAGAAAGTATCCTTCCTTCCCAATCCTAAACAGGCAGTGCAACAGGGAAGTCGAGCTGCCCGAGACCGGGTTTGTGGTCCCAGTTGGAACCCCGATAATCTTTCCAGTGCTGGGAATCCACCATGACCCCGAAATCTACCCCGAGCCGGAGAGATTTGATCCGGAACGTTTTAACCAAGAGAATATTGCAAAGCGACACCAATACGCTTACCTGCCTTTTGGAAAAGGGCCCAGAAATTGCATCG GTCAACTTATGAGCGATctgtattcaaaattcaagaaaaaccgCATATTCGGAATTTACTCGTTTCACAAAGCCAGCCTCGTGGTCTGTGACCCCGAAGTGATCCGGTTCATACTAACGAAGGAGTTCAGGGCGTTCCAGGACCGCGGCATATATCGCAATGAAAAGTTCGAACCACTTCTGGGAAACATATTCCTAGTCGAAGGTTTGAAGTGGCGACATCTCAGGGCCAAGTTCTCACCAACGTTCACGACCGTGAAAACGAAGAACATGTTCTCGACGGTGAGAAAAATTGCGGACAACCTCAGCAAGCAGATAGTCAAGGAGATCAACCGGAGCGACCTTGTTGAGATGAAGGATCTCATGGCCAG TTTATTGTGCCATGCTAAAAGATTTTCCACAGATGTGATCGCGTTGGCTGCTTTGGGGATTAAAAGCAACAGCCTGGAGAATCCGCAAGCGGAGTTTCATGTCTGTGGCCAAAAGCTCGTCGAACCTAAGCCAGTGAGGAATGCACTTGCCACACTGTGTCCATCGGTGATGAAGATGTTCAACATAAAATATCTTgacaaagaaatttcaaatttgataatCACCGTCTGTAAGAACACCGTCGAATACAGGAGGACCAACAACGTCGTCCGAAACGACTTCATGGACCTGGTCATTCAGCTGATGACCAAGGGTTACGTGAACTCTGATGACGGTAAAAACACGCAACAGGATCCAG tgactgacaatgagaagaTCACCTTGCTGGAAGCAGCGGCTCAAGTCTTCATTTTCTGGTTTGGTGGATTCGAGACCTCTTCTACCGCCGCCACTTACTGCCTCTACGAGATGGCAATGAATCAGGTCATACAAGAGAAGCTTGCCGATGAAATTAACAGCGTGATACAGAAGTTCGGCAGCTTAACATATGATTCCATCACGGAAATGACGTATCTTGACAAAGTGATCTCAG AAACCCTCAGAAAGTATCCATCCTTCATGATTCTGAACAGGGAGTGCAACAGGGAAGTCGAGCTGCCCGTGACCGGGTTTGTCGTCCCGGTTGGAACCCCGATAGTCGTTCCGGTGTTGGGTATCCACCACGACCCCGACATTTACCCTGAACCGGAAAAATTTGATCCGGAACGCTTCAACCAAGAAAATACCGCCAAGCGACACCGATACGCGTACCTCCCGTTTGGCCAAGGGCCCAGAAACTGCATAG TCGTTTCTGTCCCTTCAACAGGCATGAAGTTTGGCCTCCTTCAAACAAAAATCGGTATCATCACTCTGCTCTCCGAGTATCGTTTCAAGCCAGGACTGGACACCAAAGTTCCCCTACCTGCCGAtacaggaaatttttttctgactcCGCAAGGTAGAGTGACGCTACGTGTTGAAAAAAGggagaataataaaaagaatcaACTGTAA
- the LOC107221306 gene encoding cytochrome P450 6A1-like: MGLFSANLLLQLLGLITAISVATYLYLKHVAYHYWSSKGITQSEPVIPFGSLWPVLTAKKSVGQLMSDLYSKFKKNRIFGIYSFHKASLVVCDPEVIRFILTKEFRAFQDRGIYRNEKFEPLLGNIFLVEGLKWRHLRAKFSPTFTTVKTKNMFSTVRKIADNLSKQIVKEINRSDLVEMKDLMAR; this comes from the exons ATGGGACTTTTTTCGGCAAACTTGCTCCTCCAGCTTCTGGGGCTGATAACTGCGATCTCTGTTGCGACATATCTTTATTTGAAACACGTCGCTTATCATTACTGGAGTTCAAAAGGAATCACGCAGTCTGAACCTGTCATCCCGTTTGGTAGCTTGTGGCCGGTTCTTACGGCGAAAAAATCTGTGG GTCAACTTATGAGCGATctgtattcaaaattcaagaaaaaccgCATATTCGGAATTTACTCGTTTCACAAAGCCAGCCTCGTGGTCTGTGACCCCGAAGTGATCCGGTTCATACTAACGAAGGAGTTCAGGGCGTTCCAGGACCGCGGCATATATCGCAATGAAAAGTTCGAACCACTTCTGGGAAACATATTCCTAGTCGAAGGTTTGAAGTGGCGACATCTCAGGGCCAAGTTCTCACCAACGTTCACGACCGTGAAAACGAAGAACATGTTCTCGACGGTGAGAAAAATTGCGGACAACCTCAGCAAGCAGATAGTCAAGGAGATCAACCGGAGCGACCTTGTTGAGATGAAGGATCTCATGGCCAGGTAG
- the LOC107221328 gene encoding uncharacterized protein LOC107221328 translates to MVFFMDNYLLQILGVIVAIIGAAYMYLKHIVYSYWSSRGIIQGETTVPFGNLLPVLMSRQSIGEMLRDGYDRFKSKRVFGIYSFHRPTLVICDPDLIRFVLTKEFTKFHDRGMYVNEEVDPMSSHLFLLGGVRWKKMRAKLLSTFTSVKMKNYFGAVKDCTDNLVRCVADEVEKSDLVEVKDIMARFTTDVIASTAFGINGNSLQNPHSEFLFWGRKTLEPNPIRNTLLSACPPILKLLNLSTTDKGASDFFMRTFKDMVAYRKSAKVVRNDFMDLLMQLMDKGYVQLDDGKDTQGSEETGGRITVEEGAAQSFVFWLAGFETSSTTATYCLYEMALNPEIQEKVAEEINSVLKQFGGITYESIAKMVYLHKVVSETLRKYPIVPQLNRECNQDVDLPNSGFNVPAGTPIFIPVFGIHRDPEFYPEPEKFDPERFSDENIAKRHRYAYLPFGEGPRTCIGMRFGYLQTKMGLIVLLAKYRFKPAPDMEVPLPLDKGKLLHGPIGGVTLLLEERYEFWSSACIVNHREPILSRLHSVRLQITNISHSSYEVSGTMGLISTNLLFHLFGITITIAGAIYLYLKHVTYHYWRSKGIAQSEPVVPFGSVWSVLTAEKSVGQLMRDLYLEFKRNRIFGIYSFHKPTLVVCDPEIIRFIMTKEFTAFQDRGLYHNEKIDPISGHLFLLGGPKWKRLRVKFTPTFTTGKMKQMFGILKEIAEKLSKCIAKEANQNGVVEIKDIMARFSTDVIASVAFGIDCNSLENPDAEFREWGRKLLTPKPVRNTLMSLCPSIMTMLHVKTIDTGPSNFIINTFKDTVNYRMANNVVRNDFLDLVIQLMTKGYVNSDDGNEVQRDPIGASETITMLEGAAQVFIFWLGGFETSSSAATHCLYEMAMNQDIQEKLAKEINTVLEKFGGLTYDTIMKMPYLDKVVSETLRKYPSFPILNRECNREVELPETGFIVPTGTPIIVPVLGIHWDPEIYPDPDRFDPERFSEENIAKRHRYSYLPFGEGPRNCIGMRFGLLQTKIGIITLLSKFRFKPTPDTKVPLPLDTGNFLLMSLGGVTLRLEERH, encoded by the exons ATGGTGTTTTTCATGGACAACTATCTTCTCCAAATTCTTGGTGTGATAGTTGCAATAATCGGTGCCGCCTACATGTACCTAAAGCACATCGTCTACAGTTACTGGAGTTCGAGAGGGATTATTCAGGGTGAAACAACAGTACCGTTCGGCAACTTGTTACCGGTCCTCATGTCCAGGCAGTCAATCG GTGAAATGCTGCGCGACGGGTACGACCGATTTAAGAGCAAACGCGTCTTCGGTATCTATTCATTCCATAGACCAACCCTGGTAATCTGTGACCCAGACCTGATCCGCTTCGTGCTGACAAAGGAGttcacaaaatttcacgacCGCGGAATGTACGTAAACGAGGAAGTGGACCCGATGTCGTCCCACCTTTTCCTACTTGGTGGTGTGAGGTGGAAAAAGATGAGGGCAAAGTTATTGTCAACGTTCACGTCCGTTAAAATGAAGAACTATTTCGGCGCGGTTAAGGATTGCACTGATAATCTCGTCCGGTGCGTTGCCGATGAAGTGGAGAAGAGCGATCTCGTTGAAGTGAAGGACATCATGGCCAG GTTCACCACTGACGTCATCGCTTCCACCGCGTTCGGAATAAACGGCAACAGTCTGCAGAACCCACATTCTGAGTTTCTTTTTTGGGGTCGTAAGACGTTGGAGCCAAATCCAATCAGAAACACGCTGCTGTCAGCGTGCCCACCGATTTTGAAGCTGCTGAATCTCAGCACAACCGACAAAGGAGCTTCAGACTTCTTTATGAGAACGTTCAAGGACATGGTGGCGTACAGAAAGTCTGCTAAAGTGGTGAGAAATGACTTTATGGACCTGCTTATGCAGCTGATGGATAAGGGCTATGTCCAGCTTGACGACGGCAAGGACACCCAGGGCTCAG AGGAAACTGGTGGACGGATCACTGTCGAGGAAGGAGCTGCTCAATCCTTCGTCTTCTGGTTAGCCGGATTCGAAACTTCGTCAACAACGGCAACCTACTGCCTCTACGAAATGGCACTGAATCCTGAAATCCAGGAGAAAGTTGCCGAGGAAATAAACAGCGTCCTCAAACAGTTCGGGGGAATAACTTACGAGAGTATCGCAAAGATGGTTTACCTTCACAAAGTTGTTTCTG AGACCCTAAGGAAGTATCCTATCGTTCCGCAACTCAACAGGGAGTGCAATCAGGACGTTGACTTGCCCAATAGCGGCTTCAACGTTCCAGCGGGTACCCCAATATTCATTCCGGTGTTTGGCATCCACAGGGATCCAGAATTTTACCCTGAGCCAGAGAAATTCGACCCGGAACGTTTCAGCGATGAGAATATCGCCAAGCGGCACCGTTACGCTTATCTACCTTTTGGCGAAGGGCCTAGAACTTGCATCG gaATGAGATTCGGCTATCTTCAGACGAAAATGGGCCTCATTGTCCTGCTTGCAAAGTATCGCTTCAAGCCCGCTCCGGATATGGAAGTACCTCTGCCTCTGGATAAAGGAAAGTTGTTGCATGGACCCATAGGCGGAGTAACGCTTCTGCTCGAAGAAAGATA CGAGTTTTGGTCTtcc GCCTGTATCGTCAATCATAGAGAACCGATCTTGAGCCGGTTACACAGCGTTCGTCTCCAAATTACAAACATAAGTCATTCATCGTACGAAGTTAGTGGAACAATGGGGCTGATTTCGACGAACTTACTTTTCCATCTTTTTGGAATAACGATCACGATCGCTGGTGCAATATATCTGTACCTGAAACACGTCACTTACCATTATTGGAGATCTAAGGGAATCGCGCAGTCCGAACCTGTAGTTCCGTTCGGGAGTGTATGGTCAGTACTCACTGCAGAAAAATCTGTGG GTCAACTGATGCGCGACCTGTATTTGGAGTTCAAACGGAACCGTATCTTTGGCATCTATTCCTTCCACAAGCCAACACTGGTGGTCTGCGATCCTGAGATAATCCGGTTCATAATGACGAAGGAGTTCACGGCCTTCCAGGACCGTGGCCTGTACCACAACGAGAAGATCGATCCGATATCGGGCCACTTATTCCTCCTCGGTGGTCCGAAGTGGAAGCGCCTAAGAGTTAAGTTCACGCCGACCTTCACGACTGGTAAAATGAAGCAAATGTTCGGAATATTGAAGGAAATCGCGGAGAAACTCAGCAAGTGCATTGCCAAGGAGGCCAACCAAAATGGCGTTGTAGAAATCAAGGATATCATGGCGAG GTTTTCCACGGATGTGATAGCTTCGGTGGCGTTCGGAATTGACTGCAACAGCTTAGAGAACCCAGATGCGGAGTTCCGCGAATGGGGCCGGAAACTACTTACGCCCAAGCCAGTGAGGAATACACTGATGAGTTTGTGTCCGTCGATCATGACAATGTTACATGTCAAAACCATTGACACAGGTCCTTCGAATTTCATAATAAACACCTTCAAGGATACCGTTAATTACAGGATGGCTAACAACGTGGTACGAAACGACTTTTTGGACCTGGTTATCCAGCTGATGACCAAGGGTTACGTAAATTCGGATGACGGAAATGAAGTGCAACGGGATCCAA TCGGGGCCAGTGAAACGATTACCATGCTGGAGGGAGCAGCTCAAGTCTTCATTTTCTGGCTTGGCGGTTTCGAAACGTCTTCTAGCGCTGCCACTCATTGTCTCTACGAGATGGCAATGAATCAAGACATTCAAGAGAAGCTTGCCAAAGAAATTAATACCGTGTTAGAAAAGTTTGGAGGCTTGACGTACGATACCATCATGAAAATGCCCTATCTGGACAAGGTAGTTTCTG AAACGCTCAGGAAGTATCCTTCCTTCCCTATCCTAAACAGAGAGTGCAACAGGGAAGTCGAGCTGCCGGAAACCGGATTCATTGTCCCAACTGGAACCCCGATAATCGTTCCAGTATTGGGGATCCATTGGGACCCCGAAATTTACCCTGACCCGGATAGATTTGATCCCGAACGTTTCAGCGAAGAGAACATCGCTAAGAGACATCGTTATTCATATTTACCATTTGGCGAAGGGCCCAGAAATTGCATAG GAATGAGGTTCGGCCTTCTTCAGACAAAAATCGGTATCATCACGTTGCTTTCCAAGTTCCGTTTCAAGCCAACACCGGACACCAAGGTTCCTCTACCTCTGGATACAGGAAACTTTCTACTCATGTCGCTTGGTGGGGTGACATTACGTCTCGAGGAACGACACTGA